One Nocardioides oleivorans DNA segment encodes these proteins:
- a CDS encoding oxygenase MpaB family protein gives MNVRDRIGAELFRKVAGPDGPRQRERVHGTPGPRWFDPGSAIHRVHGDASMFVGGIRAIMLQSLHPAAMQGVADHSGYRGDMWGRLAQVSTYIAMTTFGAEKDALQLIRAVQRAHESVVGTLPDGTPYAASDPHLLGWVHAAEIDSFLRAHDRFGHRPLVGAERDEYVAQAAVAAAHLGVLDPPRTEDELAATLASYAPELRGTDAARDAIRFLVWHPDLPLAARPAYLSLVGAAVSLTSESARRELGLPHPPVLDRAIDVTVGRALGKVSTGAIRWAMTSGREHAQTIEDSRA, from the coding sequence CATCGGCGCCGAGCTGTTCCGCAAGGTCGCGGGGCCGGACGGTCCCCGCCAGCGCGAGCGCGTGCACGGCACGCCGGGCCCGCGCTGGTTCGATCCCGGCTCCGCGATCCACCGCGTCCACGGCGACGCCTCGATGTTCGTCGGCGGCATCCGCGCGATCATGCTGCAGTCGCTGCACCCCGCCGCCATGCAGGGGGTCGCCGACCACTCCGGCTACCGGGGCGACATGTGGGGCCGGCTCGCCCAGGTGTCGACCTACATCGCGATGACGACCTTCGGCGCCGAGAAGGACGCGCTGCAGCTGATCCGGGCCGTCCAGCGCGCGCACGAGTCCGTCGTCGGCACGCTGCCCGACGGGACGCCCTACGCCGCCTCCGACCCGCACCTGCTCGGCTGGGTGCACGCCGCCGAGATCGACAGCTTCCTGCGCGCGCACGACCGGTTCGGCCACCGCCCGCTGGTCGGTGCCGAGCGCGACGAGTACGTCGCCCAGGCAGCGGTCGCCGCGGCCCACCTCGGCGTGCTCGACCCGCCGCGGACCGAGGACGAGCTGGCCGCCACCCTGGCGTCGTACGCCCCCGAGCTGCGCGGCACCGACGCCGCGCGCGACGCGATCCGCTTCCTGGTCTGGCACCCCGACCTCCCGCTGGCAGCGCGTCCGGCCTACCTCTCCCTGGTGGGTGCCGCGGTCTCGCTCACGTCCGAGTCGGCTCGTCGCGAGCTGGGGCTGCCGCATCCCCCCGTGCTCGACCGGGCGATCGACGTCACCGTCGGACGCGCGCTCGGCAAGGTGTCGACCGGTGCGATCCGGTGGGCGATGACCTCCGGGCGCGAGCACGCGCAGACGATCGAGGACTCGCGGGCGTGA
- a CDS encoding GntR family transcriptional regulator, which produces MEPVDLVVPRQRALKHVQVREHVRSLIEAQPPGSAAPSERELVARFGVARMTVRQALDALVAEGLLERIPGRGTFVAQPPKTAGRLTSFTEEIRRRGMLPESQTLLARVEQAGPGVARALDISPGDPVLHWRRLRRADQAIVCVEDAYLNEVLLPGFLQHGTPTSLYEALAARGLRPTEVEDSISADRASAEEATVLEVAEGDPVLRHSRRAVSDGRIVEVSRTCYRHDRFTVYLSLADR; this is translated from the coding sequence ATGGAACCTGTGGACCTCGTCGTACCGCGCCAGCGGGCGTTGAAGCACGTCCAGGTTCGTGAGCACGTCCGCAGCCTCATCGAGGCGCAGCCCCCGGGATCCGCGGCACCGTCGGAGCGCGAGCTGGTCGCTCGCTTCGGAGTGGCCCGGATGACCGTACGACAGGCGCTCGACGCGCTCGTCGCCGAGGGTCTGCTGGAGCGCATCCCTGGACGTGGCACGTTCGTCGCGCAGCCGCCCAAGACCGCCGGTCGCCTGACCTCCTTCACCGAGGAGATCCGTCGCCGGGGCATGCTGCCGGAGTCCCAGACCCTGCTGGCCCGCGTCGAGCAGGCCGGTCCGGGCGTCGCCCGCGCCCTCGACATCTCGCCCGGTGACCCGGTCCTGCACTGGCGCCGGCTGCGCCGTGCCGACCAGGCGATCGTGTGCGTCGAGGACGCCTACCTCAACGAGGTGCTGCTGCCGGGCTTCCTGCAGCACGGCACCCCGACGAGCCTCTACGAGGCGCTCGCCGCTCGCGGCCTGCGTCCCACCGAGGTCGAGGACTCGATCAGCGCCGACCGCGCCAGCGCGGAGGAGGCCACCGTCCTCGAGGTCGCCGAGGGAGACCCCGTGCTGCGCCACTCGCGTCGCGCCGTCTCCGACGGCCGCATCGTCGAGGTCTCGCGCACCTGCTACCGGCACGACCGCTTCACGGTCTACCTGTCGCTCGCCGACCGCTGA
- a CDS encoding alpha-ketoglutarate-dependent dioxygenase AlkB, which yields MDFQTSLFADATTDSVALTPERRTLTRGAWVDVQRNWLADPDAAFSALVSRVPWRAESREMYDRVVDVPRLVHTYLGGDALPHPSLERARDALSAHYRDELGEPFVSAGCCYYRDGRDSVAWHGDTLGRGRTGDTMVAIVSVGDPRRLMLRPRGGGASVSVTMGHGDLVVMGGSCQRTWEHAVPKVAHAGPRISVQFRPLNVF from the coding sequence GTGGACTTCCAGACGTCCCTCTTCGCCGATGCCACCACGGATTCCGTGGCGCTCACCCCTGAGCGCCGGACCCTGACGCGTGGAGCGTGGGTCGACGTCCAGCGCAACTGGCTGGCCGACCCCGACGCCGCGTTTTCCGCACTCGTCTCCCGGGTCCCGTGGCGGGCGGAGAGCCGCGAGATGTACGACCGGGTCGTCGACGTGCCACGGCTCGTGCACACCTACCTCGGCGGCGACGCACTCCCCCATCCGTCGCTCGAGCGCGCGCGCGACGCGCTCTCCGCCCACTACCGCGACGAGCTCGGCGAGCCGTTCGTGAGCGCCGGCTGCTGCTACTACCGCGACGGCCGCGACTCCGTCGCGTGGCACGGCGACACCCTCGGCCGCGGTCGCACCGGCGACACGATGGTGGCGATCGTCAGCGTCGGCGACCCGCGCCGCCTCATGCTCCGGCCGCGCGGCGGCGGAGCGTCCGTCTCGGTGACGATGGGCCACGGCGACCTGGTCGTGATGGGCGGGTCCTGCCAGCGCACCTGGGAGCACGCCGTGCCCAAGGTCGCGCACGCCGGCCCGCGGATCTCGGTGCAGTTCCGCCCGCTCAACGTCTTCTGA
- a CDS encoding SRPBCC family protein, translating to MELSHRFTVPIGVEETWAHFKDIASVAECFPGAQVTEADESSFAGSVKVKLGPIALLYNGTGTFVEKDDAAHRFVVDAKGKDKRGNGTAGAKVTVEMTDAGGATDISVETDLAVTGKPAQFGRGVMQDVSDKLLGQFVACLEQRLAAPEPAAPEPPTDPDPGTAAGADAALPPEQLAAPPPSPPPGPRTSPPPPPPREAEALDLGSAVLPVLVRSYWKHALAAVAGLAVVRRILRRR from the coding sequence ATGGAGCTGAGCCACCGCTTCACGGTCCCGATCGGCGTCGAGGAGACGTGGGCGCACTTCAAGGACATCGCCTCGGTCGCCGAGTGCTTCCCCGGAGCCCAGGTGACCGAGGCCGACGAGTCCTCCTTCGCCGGGTCGGTGAAGGTCAAGCTCGGTCCGATCGCGCTGCTCTACAACGGCACCGGCACCTTCGTGGAGAAGGACGACGCCGCGCACCGCTTCGTCGTCGACGCGAAGGGCAAGGACAAGCGCGGCAACGGTACGGCGGGGGCGAAGGTCACCGTCGAGATGACCGATGCCGGCGGTGCCACCGACATCTCCGTGGAGACAGACCTCGCCGTCACCGGCAAGCCCGCCCAGTTCGGGCGGGGCGTGATGCAGGACGTCTCCGACAAGCTCCTCGGCCAGTTCGTGGCCTGCCTCGAGCAGCGGCTCGCGGCACCCGAGCCGGCGGCTCCCGAGCCACCCACCGATCCGGACCCGGGGACCGCGGCGGGGGCGGATGCTGCCCTACCCCCCGAGCAGCTGGCAGCCCCGCCCCCGTCGCCCCCTCCCGGTCCGCGGACGTCGCCACCACCGCCACCTCCGCGGGAGGCCGAGGCGCTCGACCTCGGCAGCGCGGTGCTGCCGGTGCTGGTGAGGTCGTACTGGAAGCACGCACTCGCGGCCGTCGCGGGTCTCGCGGTGGTGCGGCGGATCCTCAGAAGACGTTGA
- a CDS encoding FAD binding domain-containing protein, translated as MKFDYLAPASVEEALAALGEHGDDAKILAGGQSLLPVLRMRLNAPEVVIDLGGISSLRGIRDDGDAIVVGAMTTHHDVRDHDLVKEHALLVAKAAAEVADSQIRHRGTFGGALAHADPAGDLGAPALALGAQFVIAGPGGTRTVEAADFFVDLFETAIGDDEILTEVRLPKHTGWGAHYEKFVRVAHQWPIVAVAATVRSSGGSIDEAKVGLTNMGSTPLRAAATEAALAGASATEDGVRAAVELAADGTNPPTDLNGAADYRQHLARVLTGRAVLKAAGA; from the coding sequence GTGAAGTTCGACTACCTCGCACCTGCATCGGTCGAGGAGGCCCTGGCCGCGCTCGGCGAGCACGGCGACGACGCGAAGATCCTGGCCGGCGGCCAGAGCCTGCTGCCCGTCCTGCGGATGCGGCTCAACGCGCCCGAGGTGGTCATCGACCTCGGCGGCATCTCCTCGCTGCGGGGCATCCGCGACGACGGCGACGCCATCGTGGTCGGGGCGATGACCACCCACCACGACGTGCGCGACCACGACCTGGTCAAGGAGCACGCGCTGCTGGTCGCCAAGGCGGCGGCCGAGGTGGCCGACTCGCAGATCCGGCACCGCGGCACCTTCGGCGGGGCGCTCGCGCACGCCGACCCCGCAGGTGACCTCGGCGCGCCGGCGCTCGCCCTCGGCGCGCAGTTCGTGATCGCCGGCCCCGGGGGGACCCGCACGGTCGAGGCAGCGGACTTCTTCGTCGACCTCTTCGAGACCGCCATCGGCGACGACGAGATCCTCACCGAGGTCCGGCTGCCCAAGCACACCGGCTGGGGCGCGCACTACGAGAAGTTCGTCCGCGTCGCCCACCAGTGGCCGATCGTCGCGGTCGCGGCGACCGTGCGGTCCTCGGGCGGCTCGATCGACGAGGCGAAGGTCGGGCTCACCAACATGGGCTCCACACCGCTGCGGGCAGCGGCCACCGAGGCCGCACTCGCCGGGGCGAGCGCGACCGAGGACGGCGTACGCGCTGCCGTGGAGCTCGCCGCCGACGGGACCAACCCGCCGACCGACCTCAACGGCGCGGCCGACTACCGCCAGCACCTCGCACGGGTGCTGACCGGGCGTGCGGTCCTGAAGGCGGCTGGCGCGTAG
- a CDS encoding xanthine dehydrogenase family protein molybdopterin-binding subunit: MTATQDRPAAEIGKDRRRKEDQRLITGRTRWTDNITLPGMLHLAMVRSPFAHATITSIDTEAAKASPNVVAVLSGKDFGEELGACINAWPITPDQKTPTHSPMPADRVAFAGEIVAVVVARSVAEARDAAELVDVEYDELPAVIGIKNALKDEVLAHPDLGTNKSALWVFDSGEAGTGTDAEAAITEARANGIVIEREYRQQRLIPAFMEPRSVVVDPTSEQLTMWSATQIPHILRFALAATTGVPESKIRVIAPDVGGGFGGKLQATPEEWIAWAVARRLSKPVKYTETRSESLMAAHHGRDQVQTLTLAADKDGKVTGLKVHLDADLGSYVAIVGGGVPVLGAFMFNAIYKFPAYRFECQTVLTNTTFTDAYRGAGRPEATYAIERLMDELAAEVGVDPLEIRERNWITHEEFPFTTVAGLEYDTGNYEAATEKAKASFGYDELRREQAERRERGDRVQLGIGVSTFTEMCGLAPSRVLGSLDYGAGGWESASVRLTPLGKVEVVTGASAHGQGHETAFSQIVADRLGVPFEDVEVLHGDTQVAPKGLDTYGSRSLVVGGEALVKAVDKVIDKAKVLAAHLLEANADDLDYADGKFTVRGTDQGKAIQELATATFAGHDYPEGMELSLDADATYDPVNFNYPHGTHLCAMEVDTETGAVKMRKYTCCDDIGTIINPLIVAGQVHGGLVQGIAQALWEEAVHDEAGTLVSGSFVDYLLPTSADTISFDVVHTDEPSICTTNTLGTKGVGEAGTIASTPAVVNAVVDAVRHLGVNDVQMPCTPERVWRAIQGSSAGGATETPPDAMPHFDEGSLNQDGAGQ, encoded by the coding sequence ATGACCGCCACCCAGGACCGTCCCGCAGCCGAGATCGGCAAGGACCGCCGGCGCAAGGAGGACCAGCGCCTGATCACCGGTCGCACCCGCTGGACCGACAACATCACCCTGCCCGGGATGCTGCACCTGGCGATGGTGCGCAGCCCGTTCGCCCACGCGACCATCACCTCGATCGACACCGAGGCGGCCAAGGCCTCGCCCAACGTGGTCGCCGTGCTCAGCGGCAAGGACTTCGGCGAGGAGCTCGGCGCCTGCATCAACGCGTGGCCGATCACCCCGGACCAGAAGACCCCGACCCACTCGCCGATGCCCGCCGACCGGGTCGCCTTCGCCGGCGAGATCGTCGCCGTCGTCGTGGCCCGGAGCGTCGCGGAGGCCCGCGACGCCGCCGAGCTCGTGGACGTGGAGTACGACGAGCTGCCGGCCGTGATCGGCATCAAGAACGCGCTCAAGGACGAGGTGCTCGCCCACCCGGACCTGGGCACCAACAAGTCCGCGCTGTGGGTCTTCGACTCCGGCGAGGCCGGCACCGGCACCGACGCCGAGGCCGCCATCACCGAGGCCCGCGCCAACGGCATCGTGATCGAGCGGGAGTACCGCCAGCAGCGGCTCATCCCGGCCTTCATGGAGCCCCGCAGCGTCGTGGTCGACCCGACCAGCGAGCAGCTGACCATGTGGTCGGCCACCCAGATCCCGCACATCCTGAGGTTCGCCCTGGCGGCCACCACCGGGGTGCCCGAGAGCAAGATCCGGGTCATCGCCCCCGACGTCGGTGGCGGGTTCGGCGGCAAGCTGCAGGCGACCCCGGAGGAGTGGATCGCCTGGGCAGTCGCCCGACGCCTGTCGAAGCCGGTCAAGTACACCGAGACCCGCAGCGAGAGCCTGATGGCGGCCCACCACGGGCGCGACCAGGTGCAGACGCTGACCCTCGCGGCCGACAAGGACGGCAAGGTGACCGGGCTCAAGGTGCACCTCGACGCCGACCTCGGGTCCTACGTCGCCATCGTCGGCGGCGGTGTCCCGGTGCTGGGCGCGTTCATGTTCAACGCGATCTACAAGTTCCCGGCCTACCGCTTCGAGTGCCAGACGGTCCTCACCAACACGACCTTCACCGACGCCTACCGCGGCGCCGGGCGGCCGGAGGCGACGTACGCCATCGAACGGCTCATGGACGAGCTCGCCGCGGAGGTGGGCGTCGACCCGCTGGAGATCCGCGAGCGCAACTGGATCACCCACGAGGAGTTCCCCTTCACGACGGTGGCCGGGCTCGAGTACGACACCGGCAACTACGAGGCCGCCACCGAGAAGGCCAAGGCGTCCTTCGGCTACGACGAGCTGCGCCGCGAGCAGGCCGAGCGGCGCGAGCGCGGCGACCGGGTGCAGCTCGGCATCGGCGTCTCGACCTTCACCGAGATGTGCGGCCTGGCCCCGAGCCGGGTGCTGGGCAGCCTGGACTACGGCGCCGGCGGCTGGGAGAGCGCGAGCGTGCGCCTGACCCCGCTCGGCAAGGTCGAGGTCGTCACCGGTGCGAGTGCCCACGGGCAGGGCCACGAGACGGCCTTCAGCCAGATCGTCGCCGACCGCCTGGGGGTGCCGTTCGAGGACGTCGAGGTGCTGCATGGGGACACCCAGGTGGCGCCCAAGGGCCTCGACACCTACGGCTCGCGGTCGCTGGTCGTGGGAGGCGAGGCGCTGGTCAAGGCGGTCGACAAGGTGATCGACAAGGCCAAGGTGCTCGCGGCGCACCTGCTGGAGGCCAACGCCGACGACCTGGACTACGCCGACGGCAAGTTCACCGTGCGCGGCACCGACCAGGGCAAGGCGATCCAGGAGCTGGCGACGGCGACGTTCGCGGGGCACGACTACCCCGAGGGCATGGAGCTGAGCCTCGACGCCGACGCGACCTACGACCCCGTGAACTTCAACTACCCGCACGGCACGCACCTCTGCGCGATGGAGGTCGACACCGAGACGGGTGCGGTGAAGATGCGGAAGTACACCTGCTGCGACGACATCGGCACGATCATCAACCCGCTGATCGTCGCCGGGCAGGTGCACGGCGGGCTCGTGCAGGGCATCGCACAGGCGCTCTGGGAGGAGGCGGTGCACGACGAGGCCGGCACCCTCGTGAGCGGGTCGTTCGTCGACTACCTGCTGCCCACGTCGGCCGACACGATCTCCTTCGACGTCGTCCACACCGACGAGCCGAGCATCTGCACGACCAACACCCTCGGCACCAAGGGCGTCGGTGAGGCGGGGACCATCGCCTCGACCCCGGCCGTGGTCAACGCCGTCGTCGACGCCGTCCGACACCTGGGCGTGAACGACGTCCAGATGCCGTGCACCCCGGAGCGGGTGTGGCGCGCGATCCAGGGCTCGTCGGCCGGCGGGGCGACGGAGACACCGCCCGACGCGATGCCGCACTTCGACGAGGGTTCCCTCAACCAGGACGGAGCGGGCCAGTGA
- a CDS encoding (2Fe-2S)-binding protein, producing MTKIDLTVDGAAVSDDVEPRLLLVQYLREKLGKTGTVIGCDTSNCGACTVHLDGTSVKSCNVLAVQANGRTVTTIEGLADTAEGDLHPVQEAFRECHGLQCGFCTPGMVMQAVDLLGENPHPTEEEVRLGMEGNLCRCTGYHNIVKSVLHAAEGARS from the coding sequence ATGACCAAGATCGACCTCACTGTCGACGGAGCCGCGGTATCCGACGACGTCGAGCCCCGGCTGCTGCTCGTGCAGTACCTCCGGGAGAAGCTCGGCAAGACCGGCACCGTGATCGGCTGCGACACCTCGAACTGCGGGGCGTGCACCGTGCACCTCGACGGCACCAGCGTGAAGTCGTGCAACGTGCTGGCCGTGCAGGCCAACGGCCGCACCGTGACGACGATCGAGGGGCTCGCCGACACCGCCGAGGGTGACCTGCACCCGGTGCAGGAGGCGTTCCGCGAGTGCCACGGCCTCCAGTGCGGCTTCTGCACGCCCGGGATGGTCATGCAGGCCGTCGACCTCCTCGGTGAGAACCCGCACCCGACCGAGGAAGAGGTCCGGCTCGGGATGGAGGGCAACCTCTGCCGCTGCACCGGCTACCACAACATCGTCAAGAGCGTCCTCCACGCCGCCGAGGGAGCGAGGTCATGA
- a CDS encoding ScyD/ScyE family protein has protein sequence MAAGAAVLLAGSLLGAPTAGAAPAPEPTTVAKKLVSPLSMVVAGDGTAYVSQNFAGLLTAVPPGGRPKVVFAAPKKGTEVGALSESGGVVHFATTKGKKAVLWWMRPGGAPRMQADLGAYEARKNPDAKQAYGFTDLDATCLAQVPKEVPAAYTGIVESHPYGSAVGHGTTYVADAAGNSILGVDAKGKVSTVAVLPPVPVVITAEAATANKLPACVVGHTYNFEPVPTDVEVGTGGWLYVSLLPGGPEDGSTGANGMVVKVKARTGKVRTVATGFAAATGVAVADNGDVYVAQLFGGMVSRIKAGSDTARPYVMAKMPASVEWADGHLYVSADVLSEKPRGTILQY, from the coding sequence ATGGCTGCGGGAGCGGCCGTCCTGCTGGCGGGGAGCCTGCTCGGCGCCCCGACGGCGGGGGCCGCCCCCGCACCCGAGCCCACGACGGTGGCGAAGAAGCTGGTCTCGCCGCTCAGCATGGTGGTCGCCGGCGACGGCACCGCCTACGTCAGCCAGAACTTCGCCGGCCTGCTCACGGCCGTCCCGCCCGGCGGTAGGCCGAAGGTCGTCTTCGCAGCGCCCAAGAAGGGCACCGAGGTCGGCGCGCTGTCCGAGTCCGGTGGCGTCGTCCACTTCGCCACGACGAAGGGCAAGAAGGCCGTCCTGTGGTGGATGCGCCCCGGCGGCGCGCCGAGGATGCAGGCCGACCTGGGCGCCTACGAGGCGAGGAAGAACCCGGACGCGAAGCAGGCCTACGGCTTCACCGACCTCGACGCGACCTGCCTGGCGCAGGTCCCGAAGGAGGTGCCGGCTGCCTACACCGGCATCGTCGAGTCGCACCCCTACGGCTCCGCGGTCGGCCACGGCACGACCTACGTCGCCGACGCCGCGGGCAACTCGATCCTGGGGGTGGACGCGAAGGGCAAGGTCTCGACGGTGGCCGTGCTCCCGCCGGTCCCGGTGGTGATCACCGCCGAGGCGGCGACGGCGAACAAGCTCCCGGCCTGCGTCGTCGGGCACACCTACAACTTCGAGCCGGTCCCGACCGACGTCGAGGTCGGCACGGGCGGGTGGCTCTACGTCAGCCTCCTCCCCGGAGGTCCCGAGGACGGCAGCACCGGCGCCAACGGCATGGTCGTGAAGGTCAAGGCGAGGACCGGCAAGGTGCGCACCGTGGCCACCGGCTTCGCGGCGGCCACCGGCGTGGCGGTCGCCGACAACGGAGACGTCTACGTCGCGCAGCTGTTCGGCGGGATGGTCTCGCGGATCAAGGCGGGGTCCGACACGGCCAGGCCCTACGTCATGGCGAAGATGCCGGCCTCGGTGGAGTGGGCCGACGGCCACCTCTACGTCTCGGCCGACGTCCTGTCCGAGAAGCCGAGGGGCACGATCCTCCAGTACTGA
- a CDS encoding helix-turn-helix domain-containing protein has protein sequence MDDLQDRRVRAMRAWAQFVSDGGDEADAVRPEILSSWQLSGVVSPDVTHAPLADEGDTADFWNASPLQTAVERVQDELRRTAEDGDLVIAVTDEQTRILWTYGGRVMRRKAETVNFVPGGRWDELSVGTNALAIAGRTAAPSMVFSAEHYAEVVHNWVCWAAPVFDPVTGRSLGVIDLSTTWDRTHPIGLATARVMARLIEGALPTDRRTPLTGDVGPDEPGLFLTLLGTAEVWFDGQRLLLNRRQTEILALLALHPEGLSVEHLHALLYGDAAVTTSTLKAEVSHLRTALSGQLSSRPYRLTMPVTTDVEEVQRLLRRGDVRRAVRAYGGDLLPGTDSPALVQMADFLAVSVREALLARPDPDAVLRYSELAPYDTAVVEACLAAIPVHHPVAPLLKGKLASAR, from the coding sequence ATGGATGACCTGCAGGACCGACGCGTGCGCGCCATGCGCGCGTGGGCGCAGTTCGTCTCCGACGGAGGCGACGAGGCCGACGCCGTCCGGCCCGAGATCCTCAGCAGCTGGCAGCTCTCAGGCGTCGTCTCGCCCGACGTGACCCACGCGCCCCTCGCCGACGAGGGCGACACGGCCGACTTCTGGAACGCCTCGCCGCTGCAGACCGCCGTCGAGCGGGTCCAGGACGAGCTGCGTCGCACCGCCGAGGACGGCGACCTGGTCATCGCCGTCACCGACGAGCAGACCCGGATCCTGTGGACCTACGGCGGCCGGGTGATGCGGCGCAAGGCCGAGACGGTCAACTTCGTGCCGGGCGGACGGTGGGACGAGCTCAGTGTCGGCACCAACGCCCTCGCCATCGCCGGGCGCACCGCCGCACCGTCGATGGTCTTCAGCGCCGAGCACTACGCCGAGGTCGTGCACAACTGGGTCTGCTGGGCCGCACCGGTCTTCGACCCGGTCACCGGCCGGTCGCTCGGGGTCATCGACCTGTCGACGACCTGGGACCGGACGCACCCGATCGGCCTGGCGACGGCTCGGGTGATGGCGCGGCTCATCGAGGGCGCGCTGCCCACCGACCGGCGTACGCCGCTCACCGGGGACGTCGGTCCCGACGAGCCCGGGCTGTTCCTGACCCTCCTCGGCACCGCGGAGGTGTGGTTCGACGGGCAGCGGCTGCTGCTCAACCGGCGCCAGACCGAGATCCTCGCGCTGCTCGCGCTCCACCCGGAGGGCTTGTCGGTCGAGCACCTGCACGCCCTCCTCTACGGCGACGCCGCGGTCACCACCTCGACGCTCAAGGCCGAGGTGTCGCACCTCCGCACGGCCCTGTCGGGCCAGCTCTCGTCGCGTCCCTACCGGCTGACGATGCCGGTCACCACCGACGTCGAGGAGGTGCAGCGCCTGCTGCGCCGCGGTGACGTACGTCGAGCAGTGCGCGCCTACGGCGGTGACCTGCTGCCCGGCACCGACTCGCCCGCGCTGGTCCAGATGGCCGACTTCCTCGCCGTGAGCGTGCGCGAGGCGTTGCTGGCCCGCCCCGACCCCGACGCGGTGCTGCGCTACAGCGAGCTGGCGCCCTACGACACCGCGGTCGTCGAGGCGTGCCTGGCCGCGATCCCGGTGCACCACCCCGTGGCGCCGCTGCTGAAGGGCAAGCTCGCCAGCGCGCGTTGA
- a CDS encoding XdhC family protein: MREVLPELLAWWEAGETIGVGTVVATFRSAPRPPGASMLVGPDASAVGSVSGGCVEGAVYDLAQEVVASGEPVLERYGVSDDDAFAVGLTCGGILDVFVERVSRETFPELGDVAADIEAGRPVALATVIEHPDPSWVGRRMVVRPDGDPVGGIGSPRADAAVRDDALGLLAAGTNATLTYGPDGERRGEGMRVFVWGFAPKPRMMVFGAIDFAAAVARVGSFLGYHVTVCDARPVFATTSRFPGADEVVVDWPHRYLAAEVEAGRVDRRTVLAVLTHDPKFDVPLLEVALRLDDDVRPGYMGAMGSRRTHDERMARLVEAGLTDDELGLLSSPIGLDLGARTPEETAVSIAAEIVAHRWGGSGERLVTTRGRIHHDD; this comes from the coding sequence GTGCGTGAGGTGCTGCCCGAGCTGCTGGCGTGGTGGGAGGCCGGAGAGACGATCGGCGTCGGCACGGTCGTGGCGACCTTCCGGTCGGCGCCGCGGCCGCCCGGCGCCTCGATGCTCGTGGGTCCCGACGCCTCTGCCGTCGGCTCGGTGTCCGGCGGGTGCGTGGAGGGCGCGGTCTACGACCTCGCGCAGGAGGTGGTCGCCTCGGGTGAGCCGGTGCTCGAGCGCTACGGCGTCTCCGACGACGACGCCTTCGCGGTCGGCCTCACCTGCGGCGGGATCCTCGACGTCTTCGTCGAGCGCGTCTCGCGGGAGACCTTCCCCGAGCTGGGGGACGTCGCCGCCGACATCGAGGCAGGCCGTCCGGTCGCGCTCGCCACCGTGATCGAGCACCCTGACCCGTCGTGGGTCGGGCGCCGGATGGTCGTCCGGCCCGACGGTGACCCGGTCGGTGGGATCGGGTCGCCCCGCGCCGACGCCGCGGTGCGCGACGACGCCCTCGGCCTGCTCGCAGCCGGCACCAACGCGACGCTGACCTACGGGCCCGACGGGGAGCGACGTGGCGAGGGCATGCGGGTCTTCGTGTGGGGCTTCGCGCCCAAGCCGAGGATGATGGTCTTCGGCGCGATCGACTTCGCGGCGGCCGTGGCCCGCGTCGGCTCCTTCCTCGGCTACCACGTCACCGTGTGCGACGCCCGGCCCGTCTTCGCCACGACCTCGCGCTTCCCCGGTGCCGACGAGGTCGTCGTCGACTGGCCGCACCGCTACCTGGCCGCCGAGGTCGAGGCCGGACGGGTGGACCGGCGCACGGTGCTCGCGGTGCTCACCCACGACCCGAAGTTCGACGTGCCCCTCCTGGAGGTCGCGCTCCGGCTCGACGACGACGTACGCCCCGGCTACATGGGCGCCATGGGCTCGCGTCGCACGCACGACGAGCGGATGGCGCGACTGGTCGAGGCCGGGCTCACCGACGACGAGCTCGGCCTGCTCTCGTCGCCGATCGGGCTCGACCTCGGTGCCCGCACCCCGGAGGAGACGGCCGTGTCGATCGCGGCGGAGATCGTCGCCCACCGCTGGGGAGGCTCGGGGGAGCGCCTCGTGACCACGCGGGGCCGGATCCACCACGACGACTGA